A genomic window from Silene latifolia isolate original U9 population chromosome 11, ASM4854445v1, whole genome shotgun sequence includes:
- the LOC141613924 gene encoding uncharacterized protein LOC141613924 gives MDTRANSKAKGIKIKDTILVDGNSTTQEQAKAIMFLKQHLHYSLKSEYLFVEDPKELWDNLCQRFESLKRIIGPKARYDWMNIRFQDFTSLRLCGQATNDAAMIEKKKNSTMHADNAVLHELYRERQYNRYSDLIAILRMVEAHMKVIFHNHNKRPVGTVAPPETYAVKSGKPWGNIFY, from the exons ATGGATACTAGAGCCAACTCAAAAGCCAAAGGCATAAAGATAAAGGATACAATTTTAGTAGATGGAAATTCTACTACGCAAGAACAAGCAAAAGCAATAATGTTCTTAAAGCAACATCTCCATTACAGTTTAAAATCTGAATATCTATTTGTGGAGGATCCCAAAGAGCTGTGGGATAATCTTTGCCAAAGGTTTGAAAGCCTGAAGAGAATCATTGGGCCAAAAGCTCGGTATGACTGGATGAATATACGGTTCCAAGATTTCACTTCT TTGAGGTTATGCGGACAAGCAACGAATGATGCTGCCatgatagaaaaaaaaaaaaattcaactaTGCATGCCGATAATGCAGTTCTACATGAGTTATATCGTGAAAGGCAATATAATCGATATTCGGATTTAATAGCCATTTTAAGGATGGTTGAAGCACATATGAAGGTTATATTTCATAATCATAACAAAAGGCCTGTGGGGACTGTTGCACCTCCTGAAACATATGCTGTTAAATCTGGTAAACCATGGGGAAACATCTTTTATTAG
- the LOC141613925 gene encoding uncharacterized protein LOC141613925 translates to MIYAFNGLTDRIALWSVLKDISIHCVEPWLWLGDFNAVLSPIERLGGNTTDAEMQHFQDCVSICGMEDIPATGALFTWSNKQEPSERVYSRLDRAMGNQEWLDAYGDSVAHFHPEGLFDHCPCTVMDRNVELGGRKNFKYFNMWGSAASFKTIVADV, encoded by the coding sequence ATGATCTATGCTTTCAATGGACTGACTGATAGGATTGCCTTATGGAGTGTATTGAAGGATATCTCTATTCACTGTGTTGAGCCATGGCTGTGGCTTGGGGACTTTAATGCTGTGTTATCTCCTATTGAGAGATTGGGGGGTAATACTACTGATGCTGAAATGCAACACTTCCAGGACTGTGTCTCAATTTGTGGTATGGAGGATATTCCTGCTACAGGGGCTCTCTTTACTTGGTCTAATAAGCAAGAACCATCTGAGAGAGTCTATAGTAGGTTAGATAGAGCTATGGGTAATCAGGAATGGTTGGATGCCTATGGTGACAGTGTTGCTCATTTCCATCCTGAGGGGCTCTTTGATCATTGCCCTTGTACTGTCATGGATAGGAATGTTGAGCTTGGAGGTAGGAAGAACTTTaagtacttcaatatgtggggcTCTGCAGCTTCTTTTAAAACTATAGTAGCTGATGTATGA
- the LOC141613926 gene encoding protein FAR1-RELATED SEQUENCE 5-like, which yields MLALAVEAKYVHWHEIDSDSKELTHIFMAHPNSVKLFRAYSYVVIMDSTYKTNTYKNPLIEMVGVTPTGSSFLIACSMIPTESEENYKWLLKKFADILDVTGALPSVFVTDRELGLISALAAVFPGVDHLLCRWHVNKAINAKALTLYSTEGMKSHVITNAEDGWNKVNAVIEEAFQHAWECFCCKWRCMSDYKRRAWGEHAGKFVLCYTNEVFHLGNMETSRVESAHSLLKAWLKSSHLTLDTMWSRIHGMLEGQHSKIKKELKDEMGNPRITSRTFSLLQGNVSTKAIELMEKEL from the coding sequence ATGTTGGCTCTAGCGGTAGAAGCGAAATACGTCCATTGGCATGAGATTGATTCCGATTCAAAAGAGTTGACTCACATTTTCATGGCACATCCTAATTCTGTGAAGTTGTTCCGGGCTTATTCTTACGTGGTTATCATGGATTCGACTTATAAAACCAACACTTACAAGAATCCACTCATTGAGATGGTTGGTGTGACACCCACTGGATCGTCCTTCTTAATTGCATGTTCGATGATTCCTACCGAGTCTGAGGAGAATTACAAGTGGCTGTTGAAGAAGTTTGCTGACATTTTAGATGTCACCGGAGCGCTCCCTTCTGTTTTTGTCACCGACCGGGAATTGGGTTTGATCAGCGCTCTTGCGGCAGTATTTCCCGGGGTTGATCATTTGTTGTGTCGATGGCATGTGAACAAAGCCATCAATGCAAAAGCCTTGACATTATACAGTACTGAGGGTATGAAGTCACATGTCATCACAAATGCAGAAGACGGTTGGAATAAGGTGAATGCAGTTATTGAGGAAGCGTTTCAGCACGCTTGGGAGTGTTTCTGTTGTAAGTGGAGATGTATGTCCGATTATAAACGTAGAGCTTGGGGTGAACATGCAGGGAAGTTCGTTTTATGCTATACAAACGAGGTCTTCCATCTTGGTAACATGGAAACTTCCCGTGTTGAGTCAGCACATTCTCTATTGAAGGCTTGGTTGAAATCAAGTCATCTCACACTTGACACCATGTGGTCCCGTATCCACGGCATGCTAGAAGGTCAACACTCTAAGATTAAGAAAGAACTCAAAGATGAAATGGGTAATCCAAGGATAACATCCCGTACTTTCTCCTTATTGCAAGGGAACGTGTCTACAAAGGCCATAGAGTTAATGGAGAAAGAACTTTAA